Within Fusarium keratoplasticum isolate Fu6.1 chromosome 8, whole genome shotgun sequence, the genomic segment CGAAAAGACAGGAGGGCTTGCATTGCGCAGATATGTGTTTAAGCAGGCCTATGCGAGTCAGTCATCGTCGTGTCTCTCACTCAGCTGGAGTGAGCGGCAAGATCTTGCCTCATGGGGATGCGCTCACATAACCAAGCCGCCCCGACCACGGCAGGGGAAGTCTGTCGCTGTTGACGGGGGGAGGTCTGTTTGCGCCTCTATCAAAACCCTcatcgtcggccttggcgtcAACAATATCGCCTGCCGCCAGCTCGGCCTGATAACCGTCCATGGGGGCCTTTTCAACGCTCTCCGCATTTCGTCCGCAGGTGGAAGGGATGGTGTCATTGGGAGGTGGCGTGCGCATCTTGGGTCGAATATTTCGGTCCATGACCGACTCTACTTTGACATGAAGATCTGAGGATTCAACCGCCTGTCGTTGTCTCCTCACGGCGTTCTGCAGTTTGTGTTCCATCTCGCTCAGCTCGCGCATGGCTTCTTCGACACCCTCTCCTGTATCCCATACTGCCTTGTGCTTGCGTTTGTCGGGGATTTCACACTTGATTTTCTTGCTGTCCTTGTCAATATCCATCTTGTCGGGTGCGAGATGATCAGCCGTAGTAGCAGCGGCAGCGTCCCTCAGTCTTCGGCTACTTCGTCTAGGGGCATCAGGTCGTTGcggcgctggaggaggaggatgagggccGTCTCTCTTTCGTTTCGGCGTCATCTTGGCGAGCCCTCTGCTGTGTCGGTGCTTTGGTACAGGGGCAAAGATGCTCGAAGCAGCAGAGGCGAAGAGGCGTGGTCGCATACAGTAGCGCAGTCTCAATGTGAAGGTGACATGCAGGGGCAATGTCTGAGATGGATGCAATGACTCGAGGGCCTCAAGTGGTTATGGAAGGTAGAGGCGACGTGAATGATAAAGGAGTAGTGAAGAGCGCAGTTGCCCTGTACCTTGTTATGCGTGCATGTCTCTCTTGTATCTCTCACGACCTTGAGCTATGAGGTTGTAGTCGGAGGAACTGGCCCGAAGAGCCAATGACGCACGTCGCGTCATGCATGGCTTTTGGGGCGACGATGTAATAATGGGAGGGCATAGGGCTATCCGACGAGAGCCCCAAGGATGCGATTGGGGGGGGGTTCTTTTTTGGTGCAGTGTGGTAGGGGCATTTCCGGGGCAATGAGCCCGCTGCAGGGCCAGCCAGGGCCAGCTAGGTGTCAATTAGCAGTGGGTGAGTTTTGGGTTGCCCCCCGGAGCTCCAGTTCCCGGCGCCTGCGCTGTGCTGTGATGTGCTGTTAAGCGCGAGCGAAATCGATCGTTGACCGGTTTTCTCGATCGAGGCTCCtttgatggcgatgaagtCATCTCGACTTTTGGTGTGAGGTCACGGATCGCCGATCGCGGGCTGGCCAAGGGTACGTACCCCGAGGGCGTTTGCTCCGCTCTGACGCCTTTTGCCAGGTCCAAGCGGCAAAGATCTTCGCCGTGAAGAAACGAAGAGGAAACAAACGTCTGAAGGTCTGGGAAACAGCTTGGCAAAGCATTCAGAGAGCTGGGGTGAGCCAATCGCAAGCTCAGGGGGCGTTCCGTCGTGTTGGAAGAAATGCTGCACCACTCACGCCCGAGCTAGGTGTGAGACATGTCGCTGATATTTTGCATCAAGATGAGCTCAGAAACCTCCCAATTGAGCAGCTAGCAAGCTGTCCAAGCTTGCGGCTGGCTGGTGTGCTAATCAGCTTCCTTGCGTGCCTGGCCTCATGCTTGTCTCCATGTTTGGTTAAAGAGGTCTCAGTCAGCACCCGGAGAAGCGTCCAACGTCAACCAGTGCTTCGGATGTTGCCCTAGCACACGACTCGCACGAAAGCCGCGTCCCGTTTGTCGTCCCGTCTGTGCCATCATTGGCCGCCACCGTGTGGTTATGTTGTGAGAAGCTGCGAGCCATTGACCGATGCATCATCGTGGCTCCTGAAACAGAAATATGATTAGTGATTAGTGATCTGAGAGGATGGCCGCATCCCTTGTGACCGAGATGTTTGGGTGATCTCCTGACGCCAGCCGTCTTTGTTCATCTTGCCGGGGATCAAAAGAATGGCGGCACTGTCAAGGTTCGCTCGCGTCGCGGACCTCCCTTGTAATAGGCCGTCCTACATACAGGGCAGTCGTGCCGCTCGATCAAGAACCATGATGAGAGACATTTGGAATGGAATGAGTGTCCGCAGGTGTTTAATGTCAAGATGTCATCGTCTTCCATATCCATGTTGGCGTTGTTTGACTGCGCGGCCGTGCCCTCTCCCTCATTCCGTGACTGGGTCCTAGAAGCCACCGTTGAAGCTTGATCAAGAGTTGGGGGCGGATCATTGCCAACGGTATGTGCGGGTTCCGGCATCAAGGGACCGACCAAGGGGCCGATGCAAATAGGGCTGCATGTTATCAGCCATGATCCGTAGACAAGTGGAGGgcccgccgccgaggagccCCGGCCGAGCCGCAGGGAAGCGGGTCAACCGGGCCCTCGGTCCCGGGGATGCACTCACCATTCGCCGAGCTCGGACGCCGAAGCTACGGCCTCAATATCGGCATCTTCAGACGGAGTAGATCGCTGAGTGGCCGATGAGCAGGTTGTCACGGTGCTAAGCTTCCGGCGCGCGCGATCCAGCTGATCGGGTTGCGGATTGTAAATCTTTTCCTTTTCATTGCGCGATCCCAACTTGACGCATGTTCTGGTAGGTTGGGCAGACACTTAGTCGAGGTTCACAAGACAGGGATGCGATTGATACGTACATAGGACCGATTATCAGAACGAATAAGAAAAGAACGAGAAGAATTATGCCGACGGGTTCCATTTCGTCGCTCGGTAATGAATTCGGATTCGGTATCAGTATCAGTGACTCGGGGTGGTGCGATGATTCGAGGTGTCGTCACCCCGCTTCGTGGGGTCAAGAGATAGACAGCGCCGGCAATCAACGTCGTCTGGCAAGAGTCGACCCGAGATAAATTGCGAAAAGTCAACAATTCACGCGTTTACATGATGCGTTGTTATCGCAATAGAGATGGTGGCAGTGGTCAGTTATAACAGCCGTGGCACCGGCCGCGCGGAGGCAATGATGGGCAACGGAACGGCGTGTCCAGGCCTCGAACGAGGATGAATTG encodes:
- a CDS encoding RING-type domain-containing protein, whose translation is MEPVGIILLVLFLFVLIIGPITCVKLGSRNEKEKIYNPQPDQLDRARRKLSTVTTCSSATQRSTPSEDADIEAVASASELGECPICIGPLVGPLMPEPAHTVGNDPPPTLDQASTVASRTQSRNEGEGTAAQSNNANMDMEDDDILTLNTCGHSFHSKCLSSWFLIERHDCPVCRTAYYKGGPRRERTLTVPPFF